DNA from Acidimicrobiia bacterium:
CCACTGCGATCTACTACCGGGACGTGTTCCGTGGCTACCTGCCGGAGCCGGGCAGCGTGGCGGTGGAGATCCAGACGCAGTTGATGGAGAACCTTGGCATCACGGCCGATGTGGTCGTGATGGAGTCGGGCGAGTTCATCGACGAGTCGACCAACGGTCGTCTCGACGGGTTCTACCTACTCGGTTGGGGTGCGGACTACCCGCACATCACCAACTTCCTCGACTTCCACTTCGGCGAGGCGTATCCAGGGTTCGGTACCGGCCACCCGGAGATCTACGAGAACCTCATCGAGGCCTCGACGATCGCGGATGAGGCCGAGACCGCGCCGCTGTACGAGGCGGCGAACAACGCCATCCGGGAGCTGGTGCCGATGGTGCCGATCGCTCACGGAGCGTCCGCTTCGGCGGCGTTGGCGTCGGTGGACGGTGCCCATTTCCGTCCGTTCGGTGCGCCATTGTTCGAGGCGGTCGATCCGGGCAAGGACACGTTTGTGTGGATGCAGAATGCTGAGCCGATCAGCCTGTACTGCGCCGACGAGACCGATGGTGAATCTCTTGCCGCCTGCCAGCAGGTGGTCGAGGCTCTCCTCGGTTACGCGATCGACTCAGGTGAGGTCGTGCCGGCACTCGCCACCTCGTGTGATGCGAACGCGGACTCCACTGTGTGGACCTGCGTGATCCGTCAGGGCGTGAAGTTCCATGATGGGTCGGACCTCGACGCCAACGACGTGGTTGCCTCGTGGGCGGCAGGCATCGATGCCTCCAACCCGTACCACATAGGCAACACCGGCGTGTTCGAGTACTACGCGTACTTGTTCGATCAGTTGATGAACCTCCCGGCCGAGGGCTGATCGCCTCGACGGAGTAACGGACGAGAACCGGGGGGCCCCCGGTCTCGTTTCAAGCGCGATACGCAAGTCGCGATACGCAATACGACAGAGCCTGCGAACCAATCGGAAGCACTGGAACTCAAAGGAAGCCCAAGAGGAGCCAAGAGCGAAGACTCAAGATCCAAGACCGAATTCGTCTTGACTCTTGATTCTTGACTCTTGATTCTTCCGTCGGGTAGCGGGTAGCGGGTAGCGGGAGGTGACACATGCTCCACTTCGTCGGGCGGAGGCTGTTGCTCGCGCTTCCGGTGCTGCTTGGCATCCTCATCGCCACTTTTCTGCTTGCCCGAATGATTCCCGGCGATCCGTGCCGGTCCGCCCTGGGCGAGCGCGCCACCCAGGAAGCCTGCGATCGATTCGAGCGCAACAAGGGCCTCGACAAGCCGATCCCCGTGCAGTTGGGGATCTATGTCGTCGACGTCGCCCAGGGCGACTTCGGCGACTCCATCCGCTTCTCGCGCCCGGTTTCCCAGATCCTCATCGAACGCCTTCCGATGACGATCGAGCTGTCCACTGCGGCCTTGCTCATCGCCCTCGGCGTCGGGATCCCGTTGGGCATCGTGTCTGCCATGAAGCACAACACCGCGGTCGACGTCGGCACGATGATGTTTGCCAACATCGGGGTGTCGATGCCGGTCTTCTGGCTCGGCCTTCTCCTGGCGTACTTCTTCGCGCTGGTCCTGGGTGACACGCCGCTGGCGTTACCACCGTCCGGTCGTTTGAGCGCGGGGTTGATCTCTGAGCCGTTCTACGAGGTATGGGGCCTCGGTGTGAATGACGGGAACTTCTTCCACACGGTCCTCGAGTTCATCTCGAACCACTACATCTTCAATGCGCTGATCACCGCCGATTGGGAGCTGTTTTTCGATGCCATCCAGCATCTGATCCTGCCGGCGGTGGCGTTGAGCACGATCCCGATGGCGATCATCGCCCGGATGACCCGGTCGAGCCTGCTCGATGTGCTCGGACGCGACTACGTTCGCACGGCCCGGGCCAAGGGTGCCCCTGAACGGCGGGTGGTGGTGAGGCACGCTTTCCGCAACGCCATGCTTCCCGTGGTGACGATCATCGGACTCCAGCTCGGAGCGCTGCTCTCAGGAGCGGTGCTCACCGAGACGGTGTTTGGGCTTGCGGGCGCGGGAACGATGCTGTTCGAGGCCATCACCGCCCGCGACTTTCCGATCATCCAAGGGTTTACCGTCGTCATCGCTACGGGCTACGTGGTCCTCAATCTCATCGTCGACGTGTCCTACGCGTACTTCGATCCTCGAGTGAGGCTGGAGTGATGCCGTGTCGTGGGTGAGGAACCGGGTCGACGAACTGAGCCAGCCGCAGGATCCCGCGCGTCTCGTGCAGAAACCTCGCGGTCTGTGGAGCGGGGTGCTGAAGCGGCTACTGCGTCGCAAGACCGGGGTGATCGGCATGTCGATCATCGGGATGATGGTGCTGGTCGCGTTGGCCGCCCCGCTCCTCGCCCCCTACGACCCCACCAAGGTGCTGATCGGCCACGAGGAGAACATCAAACGCCGCGACCCACCGTGCGTCCATCTGTTGGGATGTGACGAGGCGAAGCCGCAGCACATTCTCGGCCTCGACGGCAATGCCCGCGACGAGTTCAGCCGAATCATCTACGGCAGCCGGGTGAGCCTCTCGGTGGGCTTCAGCACGGTTTTGGTGGCTTTCACCGTCGGGGCCAGTCTCGGGGCGATAGCCGGGTTCTGGGGAGGTTGGATCGACAACCTGATCATGCGGGTCATGGACGTCGTGCTCGGTTTCCCCGCGTTGCTCCTCGCCATTGCGATCGTCGCCGCACTCGGTCCGGGTTTGAGGAACACGCTTCTGGCCATCGCGATCGTGTCGATTCCGGCGTACGCCAGAGTGATGCGCGCATCGGTGCTTTCGATCAAAGAGCTTGACTTCGTGGCGGCGTCCCGGGCGCTGGGAGCGTCCGGCGGCCGGATTCTGTGGACCCGTGTCATCCCCAACGCACTGACGCCCCTCGTTGTGATCGCCACCCTGGGTATCGCGACGGCGATCCTCGACGCCGCCGCCTTCGGCTTCCTGGGCCTGGGGGCGCAGGAGCCGACCGCCGAGTGGGGCAGCATGCTCGCCCGGGAACGGAATCAGGTATTCAGCGCCCCCCACCTCGTGTTCTTTCCCGGCCTGGCGATCATGATCACCGTCTTGGGGTTCAACCTGCTCGGTGACGGCCTGCGCGACGCCCTCGACCCCTCACTCGCCGAATGACAACCGAGCAGCGCCCGATTCTCGAGGTCCGCAACCTCCGGACCTACTTCCACACGCGCGACGGGGTCGTCAAGGCCGTCGACGGGGTGAGTTTCGAGGTACGGCGCGGCGAAATCCTCGGCATCGTCGGCGAGTCCGGATGCGGCAAGAGCGTCACCTCGCTGTCGCTGATGCGGCTGGTGCCCAAGCCCGGTCGCATCGAAGAGGGATCGAGCGTCACCTTCGACGGCAGGGACATCTTGAAGATGTCGTCGAAGGAACTGGAGGGCCTGCGGGGAGAGCACGTTTCGATGATCTTCCAGCAGCCGACTTCGGCCTTGAACCCGGTGACCCGGATCGGAGTGCAGATCTCCGAGGTCTTCGAGATCCACCGTGACCTGAGTCGCGAGGAGGGACTCGAGCGGGCCAAGGAGATGCTCGTAACCGTCGGCATCCCCGACGTCGACCGGCGGGTCGACTCATATCCGCACGAGTTCTCCGGGGGGATGGCGCAGCGGGTGATGATCGCCATGGCCCTGGCGTGCGAGCCGGACCTCTTGATCGCCGACGAGCCGACCACCGCCCTCGACGTGACGATCCAGGCGCAGATCCTCGACCTGATGCGCAACCTCCAGCGGAACCTCAACACCGCGACGATCCTCATCACCCACGACCTGGGCATCGTCGCCGAGATGGCCGACCGGATCGCGGTCATGTATGCCGGGCAAATCGTCGAGGAGGCGGACGCCGTCACCCTGTTCGAGGAGCCGAAACACCCTTACACCCAGGGGCTGATCGGCTCGGTGCCGGTGCTGGGGACCGTAAAGGAAACTCTCGACACGATCCCCGGGATGGTTCCCGACCTGATCGACCTTCCGGTCGGCTGCCGCTTCGCAGACCGCTGCAAGGCCCGCATCGAGCATCAATTGACGATCTGCACCGAGATCGAGCCGGAGCTGTTCCAGGTGGGGGAAGGTCACCGGGCTCGGTGCTGGCTCTACTCGGAGGACCGCCGATGAGCGACGTGCTTGTCAGGGTCAAGGACCTGGTGAAGGACTTCCCGGTGAAGGGCGGCATCCTGCGGCGGACGGTGGCCAACGTGCGCGCCGTGGACGGCGTCGACCTCGAAATCCACCGGGGCGAGTCGGTCGGGTTGGTGGGTGAATCGGGATGCGGCAAGACGACCCTGGGACGGATGCTGGTACGACTGCTCGATCCGACCTCGGGGACGATCGAGTTCGACGGGGTCGACATCGCCAGCCTGGAGGGCGATGAACTGAAGAAGATGCGCCAACGCATCCAGATCATCTTCCAGGACCCCTACTCCTCGCTCGATCCGCGGGCCCCGGTGGGGGCGAGCATCGCCGAAGGGTTGAAGATCCATGGCGTCACCGACCCCGATGAGCGCCATCAGCGGGTGATCGGCATGATGCGGCTCGTCGGCCTCGAGCCATATCACGCCCAGCGCTTTCCTCACGAGTTCTCGGGGGGCCAACGGCAGCGGATCGGGATCGCCCGGGCGCTCATCCTGCGGCCCGACTTCGTCATCGCCGACGAGCCCGTCTCGGCACTCGATGTCTCGGTGCAGGCCCAGGTGCTGAACCTGCTCACCGAACTGCAGGGGGAGTTGGAGCTGACCCTGCTGTTCATTGCCCACAACCTGGCCGTGGTCGAGCACATCAGCGATCGGGTGGCCGTGATGTATCTGGGCGACATCGTCGAGATCACCGATCGGGAGACGCTCTATCGGGCTCCGGCCCACCCTTACACCGAGGCGCTGCTGTCGGCGATCCCGGTGCCCGATCCGACCCTCCGCCGCAAGCGCATCCTGCTCGAGGGGGACGTCCCCAGCCCTTTGAATCCGCCTGCCGGCTGCCGTTTCCACCCCCGCTGCCCGATTGCGGTCGACGGTGTCTGCGACGTCGAGGTACCCAGGCTGCTGCCCGTACCCGGCACGGCAGAACACATGGCCTCATGCCACCTCCGCACCGGCGCCTACCGACACCTGGACAAGGCCGCGACGTAGCCGGCGCCCGGCCGCACACGACCCCAGCGCTCATCAACTGACCGCTTCTGCTGCGAACTGCGAATTGCGAGTTGCGGGCGAGCGCAGCGAGACCAAGCCTTACACTTTGGCCCCCATGCGTGACACTGCCGACGTGGTGATAATCGGTGCCGGGATCATCGGCCTGTCGATCGCCCATCAGATCAGTCGCCGCGATCCGCGCAAGATCGTGATTCTCGAGAAGGCGGCGAACGTGGCCGAGGGTTCGACAGGGGCGTCGTCCGCCATCCTCCGCCAGCGGTACACCCACATCGAGGCCATCACCATCGCCCGTGACGGTCTGCGAGCTCATCGCAGCTGGGGGGCGTATACCGGGCTGGAGGAACCCCGGGCCCGCTTCCATCACTCCGGGGTGCTGTGGATGCTGGCCGAGGCCCGCGAGGTGGCGGAGCGCGATCGGGATCGAATGATCTCGCTCGGCATCGACGCCGAGGTGCTCGATGCCGAAGCCGTTCGCTCCCGGTTCCCCGCACTTTCGACCTGCAACGCCCCCTTCGATCTCAGCGGCGAAACCGAACACGTCTGTGTCGACCACGACGCCTTTCTATACGAGGGCGATAGCGGGTTCTTCGACCCGGTGAGCGCCGCCCAGGATCTCCTCGAGGTCGTGCGCCAGGCCGGGGTCGAGGTGCGGTTCCAGACCGCGGTCACTGGTATCCGCACCGCGGGAGCCCGCATCGAAGGCGTCGACTTGGCCGATGGCTCCTCGATCGATGCCCCGGTGGTGGTGAACGCGGCCGGTCCCTGGGCCGCCCGTATCGCCGCGATGGCCGGCCTCGAGTGGAAGTGGACGATCCGCCCCATCCGTGCCCAGGTGATCTACCGGGAATGGCCGCGCGATCTCGTCCCCGGCCCGATTCCAGTGCTGGGCGACTCGTCGGCGGGGATCTACCTGCGACCCGAGGCCAGCGGACAGCAGATCCTTGTCGGCTCGATTCTCCACGAGGACGAGCAGGAGGTGGTCGAGGATCCGGACCACTTCAACAACAACGTCGATGCTTCCTTCCGCGACACCAAGATCCATGCACTTCATCATCGGATTCCGGCTCTGCCGTATCGGGGCCAGATTTCCGGATTGGCGGGGATGTACACCATGAATGTCGAGGATGTCCATCCCATCGTCGGTCCCACCGCCATCGAGGGGTTCATCGTGGCGAACGGCTTCTCGGGCCACGGGTTCAAGGAGTCTCCGTCAGTGGGATCGATGATCGCTCGCTTCCTCACCGGTGCCCCCGCCGACGAATGGGACACCGAGGCGCCGATGGAGTTCCTCTCGATCGACCGCGATCCGATCGCGCTGGCAGATACGACGGTGTTGGCGTAGAGACTCCAGCCTCCACCTCGGGGAGGATGTGGAGGCTTGCCTCAGTCGTCAATTGGCTCTACGCCGAGCGCTTTGAGCCGCTCCAGGTTGTCCTTCATGGCCTGGAGTGTCTCCGCGGGGTGCCCGTGCCAGCCTGTCACCTCCCTCATGACTCGCAGCGGCTCTCGGGAGCGGTATGACTTCGTCGGATTGCCGGGAAACCGGGGGTTCGTCAGCCGTGGGCCTGGACGACACGACACCGAAGGCAACGGAGCGAAAGGGTCGGCCCCGGGTATAGGGTTGGGTGGTGCCCGAGATTTACCCCTTCCTGGCAGTACGGGATGTGTCTGCAGCTGTCGAGTTCTACGTTCGCGCGTTCGGTGCCGTGGAGGAGGGCGAGCGCCTCGTAGCGCCCGACGGACGGCAGGTTGCAGTGCTGCGAGTCGCTGGCCAGCATCTCGGAGTTGCGACTGAAGCTCCAGACCTCGGCACCCCGAGTCCAGAGTCCCTCGGCGCAACGACGGTCCGCATCTCACTCGAGGTGAACGATCCGGATGAGGTCCAGGAACGCGCCGTGTCTGCGGGTGCCAGCGAGATGTTCGCAATGGCCGATCAGCCCTACGGGATGCGACAGGGCCGGCTCATCGATCCCTTCGGTCATCACTGGTTAATCGGCAAACGCCTCTAGAGGCTCCCCTGATCGAGCGTGGCGGTGCTTCCCTCGCCCAGCCTACGTAAATGTCACCTGACGCTTCAGGGCACAACACAGGCCCTCGGCCAGCGTCCGTAAAGTCACCCGAGGGGGCGCTCAGGCTGGTGCGGTCACAAGGAGCCAGGACCCCTCCGGGTGAGGGAAAAAGACCGTCGGCCAGGGTGCGCCAATCACATCCGAGGGAACGCGGCACCCTACGTCCGTCGTTCGATGTCGCCAATGGCGCGCTCGACGCGTCTGGCCGCCGGTTCACCGCTCGTTCGCAGCACGGCGGCGAGAACTCCGACAGCGGAGTCATCTCCGACCCGGCCTAGGGCGATCACGGCCGCCTGTCGCACCCGCGGATGCGCGTCCTGCAGCGCCCGCTTCAGCTGGGGTGTGACATCGCCCACACCAAGTCGACCCAGGGACATGGTCGCGTTCATCCGCACCCGCCAGTGCTCGTCTGCCATCGCCTCGAGCAGCACCTGCCTCGCTCTCGGATCAGCGAGGTAGGCCATGGAACGCGCCGCCCATGCCCGCGGCCAGTACGTCAGGCGATCTCCGGTCGGATCATGGAGCAGCCTGTCTGCATGTCCATCACCGATGTCGAGCAGAACGCGGCGCCATGGATGATGAACAAGAGCGGGACCGGCCACCCGTGAACGAAGCAGCTCGGCCAGCACCCGTAGCGCCCGCTCGCCGCCCAAGCGACTTGCGAGAGCCTGCGTCCCGATCCTCGGAGTCCACCCCATACGGCCGAGACCCTATCTGACTGGCGGGGGGACCCGGTCCCATCGGCCAGGGTGCGTAAGTGTCATCCGAGAGGTGCTTAGGCGCAGAGTGGCACGACACCTCTCGGCCAGCGTTCCACGCCCTCGCTATCCCGGAGGTACACGGCGTTCGGATCGCTTGGCGAGAGCCACAGCTCCCTTCCGACCGATCGGAAACCTGTATCGATCGCATCCGGAGGCAGCTCCTGCAGTTCGGCGAAGCCCGCCCTCAGCTCGGGCTGCCCGTAGGCCTGATCCGGGTCGCGTACGTACTCGCTCCCGTCACCCGACCGCCAGGGGTGGTCCCAGCGTGCCCCCACGGGCTCACCGGTCCGAAGCACTCGTACCGTCTGCCGTCCGCAGTGAGCGGATCCCGCCCACTCGAGGAGCACGTCGAGCCGGACAAGACAGCCCTGGGCGTCGGTCCATGGGAACTCGCGGACTGAATGTGGCTCGCCTTCGAGCGAGACGACATCATCCGGTTCTCCGGTGCACTCGTGTGCGGCGGGAGTGGCGGACCATGGATGATGGGATCTCAATATCAGGGTGGTCGATATGGTCGACCCCGGGGACAGACCAGTAATCACCGTTGAGTTGTTGGCCCCTTGGTCGGCCGATGAGGTGACTTCCTGGGGTGTGCATGCGCCCAGAAGGAGAATCGCTATAGCGACACGAACGCCGATGTGGCCCCTCCTGTGAACGATCCCAGATTGTCGCACGCCCCTGCGGACCGAAGACCGCGCGATCGACTCGCAGATAACGGTGCCCTCCCCTCGGCCAGCGTACGTAAATGTCACCCGAGTATCGCAAGGTCGACTCGGGTCCACCGCAGAGCGCAATCGAGTCGGACTTGCCTGGAGCGACCCCGTCTTTCGGACAACCTTCAGCTGGTGCGCCCGCTGGCTCCTAGCGGTCTCACCACCTCGGCAAAGTACGTTCCGTCGTACTCGCAGTCAGGGGGTGGGTCGTCAGGCGTGCGATCGCTGGCAGAACCATGGAGCGTGACGTTGTCCCCTGATCTGACCACTGTCTCGGTGAATAGTGCCTCCCACCGGCTCATGTGGATGGTGTGGTCGTCCAGAAGCGAAACGGTTCCCGCCGGCCAGACGACAAGCAGCTCGCGGTCGGAGCCGGAGAAGGTGACCGTGGTGCAAGCCCCGTCGATGGTGATGGTGGGCGTGCCGTCGTGCCCCATGCCGCCAACCCCTTCCACACCCTCGACCGGGCGAGTCGTCAGCCCGTGTCCAACCGGCGCATCAAGGGCACCGAGAAGGATCAGCTGCTCGTCGTAGGCGCAGCTCGCGGGCATCGGCTCGGCCAGCTCTCCATCGACTGCATCGAACGGGATGCCTCGGAATTGGTAGCGGGCGCCAGATGACAAGACCAGAGTCGGGGTAGCCGGGTCGATGTCTTCGAAGTGGACGCCGTCACCCTGCACCCAGACGTACCGTTCTCCCCCTGTCGGCGGCCCGGGCGGGAGATTGAAGACCAGAAGAGTCGCCGTGTCCCCCGTTTCGGCGGTCACGCAAGACCCGTCGACGCGGAGAACAGCGTCCTCGACGACTCGGATCGGGAGAGGGGATACGTCGAGCAATGCGTCATGCGTCGACGAACCGATCCGCGGCGGGTCGAATGCCACCGGCGTGGAAGTCGTTGACGTCGGTGAAGATGACGTCGTGACCGGCTCAGGCGTTGCTGTTGTGGGAGCGACGGATGGCGTTGGCTTCGCGGCACCCGAACACCCCGCAGCGACGAGAACCAGCGCGACAACTGCCAGCATCTGCCGAATCACCGGGAAATGGTAGGCCGAATCGCTTGGTGCGCTTCTTCGTATCGGATGTGGACCAGAACCCTCGGCCACAGTGCGGAAAGCACACCCGAGCAGTTAACGCAGCCCGCTCCTACCCAGACTCGTCTTGGCTGCCGGAGGGCGGCGGCAACCCGGCGCAGCCTGGTGGACCCATCGAGCCACCAATGATCTGGGAAATCGTGCGGGATCTGGGTTGGCTATCCGCTGCACACGGTCGTCGAGCCTCCACATCGTCGGAACGAATCTGAACAATCAGTCTCGTCTCGTCGATCAGTATGGTGATCCAACCTTCGCCCTGGTCAAGGACATAGCCGACGACGTGCTCGCCATCGGCGGTATCAATGCGCTCCGCCGAGAGCCACATGGCGTCCCCAAAGACCACTAGAACGGCCAAGAAGAACAGCATGATGCTGAGCGCAGTGATCGAGGCAGTCGATCCGCGTCCGGCACGGTCCCGACTCCGCCTCCACCGACCGATTGCAAACCCGGAGAGCCACCCCACCACGAGCCCCACGAGCATCGGGACGGTGGCCGTGTAGAAGAAGGCGGCTCCATAGAACGGCGCGGGCGCTAGTTCCCAAGCTCGAGCGGGCTGATCCTTAGGTAGAGGTCTTGCCATGTAGCGGACGAAAGCGAACGCAGCCATGAGGGGTACGGTGAACGTCAGCACGCCCAAGACGACCACGACTGTGTCGCTGTACCCAAGGATGGCCGAGGCCACTCCCGGCTGGAACTCAGCGACGGCTAAGACCTTGAGAACCACCACGGCAAAGACGACGGTGGTGCCGACGAGCGCGGGGTGATCACGCACAAGGCGCGTCGCGGTCAATGCGCTGGAAAGGACGCGTGCGTGTGTGTTATCCGGAGTTGATGTGTGTGTCACGCTTCCCTCTTGACTTGAGTATGCAACGAAACTCGTCACCCCGCTCTGCGGGCGGTGGCCGGGTTCTTCCTTGCGAGTTACACAGATGTTGTTTCGTAGGGATGTTCGCGTCTACGCTTTGGGGGACCGGCAAGTGATGTCCGCGGTATGACGACCGCCTGAGTTAGAGACCGCCGGAGTTTCCACTCTGTTCTCCTCGTGGGAGTGCTCATGGCGGCCGGTTGGTTCCTATCTCTGTATCCCGAGGCCGGTGAGGCTGGGGGTTCGTTCCGTGGTCTGAGCCGCGTTGATTCCTCGTCGGGTGGGGGGTGGGCGGTGGACCCGGCCCGATCGTTGGACGAGGCGGCACGGCGGGCACGGAGCAAGGTGCGGCGGTATTGCGCTGCGAATGGGTTGAACCGCTTCGGGACTCTCACCTACGCGGGTGAGGGGGTTCATGACCCTCGGGTGGTGCGGGCCGATGTGGGTCGGTTCTTCCGTGGTCTGCGTCGGGGTCTTGGTGGTGAGGCGTTCCCGTATCTGTGGGTGCCCGAGTTACATAAGTCGGGCCACGGGTTCCATCTGCATTTTGCGGTTGGTCGTTATGTCCCTCGGGGTTTGATCGAGCGGGCGTGGGGGCGTGGGTTCGTGTTCATCAAGCTGATCCAGGGCACACCGTCGGGGGCGGGGGTGCGGGAGGAGGCTCGGGTCGCTGCCCGTTATCTGTCGAAGTATCTCGGTAAGGAGATGGCGGGGGCGGGTGGCCTCAACCGGTATGACGGTGCCCAGGGGTTCCAGCCGAAGGCCGAACCGATCACCGGCCGCACCGAATCGGTGGTCGTTGAGGCGGCGTCGGAGCGGATGGGAAGCCAACCGGCCTATGTGTGGCGGTCGGTCAATCAGGAGGGCTGGAAGGGTCCCCCGGCGGTGTGGCTGCAATGGCGATAAAGCCACTGTCGCCCGAGGTTGTCGCCGGCTGGGTGGATTCCTCGACGGCCGCCCAGGGCGTGCCGGCCAAGGTGACAGACCCAAATGCGGTCGAGGCGGTGTCAGCGCTGTTGGGCGAAGGCCGCGAACCGGTCGAGGTCAAAGACGCCACACCGGCGTGAACCGATCGGGATCGAAGGTGTTGCGTCCCTGCCGGGCAGGCTTCACCACGAGGTGATCGAGGACGGTTCGGACAATGGCGTGCTGTCTGGTGAGCGGCAGATCGGCCCAGGCTTCTTGGAGCAGGCTGGATCTTCCGGCGTATTGGGCGATGTCGTGAGTGGGTGAGATCCGAGAAAGGCGACGCCTCGCAGCATCTATCCGGCTCTGGATTGGTTGGCGGGCGGCGAGCCATTCTCGGTGGCTGATTGCCTTGTCGGCGTAATCGGTGGCGAGCCGGTCCAACATCGCCTCGTCGGCGGCGACCTGATCCACCAGGTCAGCCTGTTGGGTGCTCGCTCGACTGACGGCGGCCAAAGCAGCGGCCAACTCTGGAGTGTCGAGACGGTAGAGGACGGCTTGGGCAACCAAACTCTCGACGGGTTCTGACACGGCTGCCATCCGGCCGCAGCCACCAAAGCCAGGACCCGAAGCACAGACATAGCGGCGCTGGCCACCCGAACGGGGCCGGGAATACATCACCGTCCCACAAAGGCCGCATCTGAGGAGGCCGGTGAGCAGGTAACGGCGGGGGGACCGGCCCGTAGGGCCGGACCCCGCCGCCCGGCTCAACCGGACCCGCAGACGGTCCGACTGGGCCGGGGTGATGATCCCGGGCCATTCGGCTTTGGCGGTGATCTCACCCCGATGCTCCCTGCGTCCCGAGATGCGGGCCGAGCGCAGCATCCGATTCAAGGTGTTCGGAGTCCACTCCCCACCCTTGCTCGTCTTCACCCCTCGCCCGTTGAGGTCCGAGCAGATTGACCGGGCCGACTCCCCAGCCAGCGTCCGTTTCACTGCCTCTTTGATGATGGGGGCTTCTTCGGGGACGACATGGAGCCGGTCCTTGGTGTACCCGTAGGGGCGGGCACCGCCACCCGACACCTTCCCTTTCGTAGCCAGCTCGAGATGCTTGCGGCGCAGCCGGTCGGCAGCCTTATCTGATTCGGAACGGGCGATCACGCTGCCCAGTCTGGCAACCATCCGACCCTGCGGCGTCGCCAAATCAACATCACCCGCCCGCACCGTCCGAATATCCGACAGCCCGGCGTTCTCGCACAGGTCGATGAAGTCCTCCAACTCCCTCGGACTGCGATGCAACCGGTCGGGATGCCACACCACCAGGGCGTCGACCGTCCCTGCCTTGATGTCGTCACACAGCCGTTCGTATTCGGGGCGACGCCTCCCCGAGTAAGCCGACACATCGTTGTCCACAAAGACATCGCCCACCGGCCACCCCAGCGAAGCGGCGAGGCCCTCGCAGTCGTCGATCTGACGGTCCACACCCAGATGAGTCCCATCAGGGTCAGAAGAGATACGGGCGTAGATCGCAGCAGCCTGAGGCATCAGGGCACATTAACGCACCGTCCCCTCGGCGACAGCGCTCACATCTGAGGGTGGGGACCTACTCGATTCCCAGGTACCTCAGAAACGCGGTTTGGTTGGGCTCGCGGCCGAGGAAGTCGCGCAGCATGTCCATTGGGTCCTTGGAGCCCCCCGGGCCGATGACCCTTTCCCGGTAGTCCTTGCCGACCTGAGGCGACAGCACCCCTTCGGCCTCGAAGCGGCTGAACATGTCGTCGCCGAAGACCTTCGACCACAGGTATCCGTAGTACCCGGCGTCGTATCCGAAGAGGTGCCCGAACCCGGCGGGGAAGAAGGTGCCCTCGTGGAACGGGAACAAGCCGATCTCGGTCGTCTCCCTGGTGAT
Protein-coding regions in this window:
- a CDS encoding ABC transporter ATP-binding protein; this translates as MTTEQRPILEVRNLRTYFHTRDGVVKAVDGVSFEVRRGEILGIVGESGCGKSVTSLSLMRLVPKPGRIEEGSSVTFDGRDILKMSSKELEGLRGEHVSMIFQQPTSALNPVTRIGVQISEVFEIHRDLSREEGLERAKEMLVTVGIPDVDRRVDSYPHEFSGGMAQRVMIAMALACEPDLLIADEPTTALDVTIQAQILDLMRNLQRNLNTATILITHDLGIVAEMADRIAVMYAGQIVEEADAVTLFEEPKHPYTQGLIGSVPVLGTVKETLDTIPGMVPDLIDLPVGCRFADRCKARIEHQLTICTEIEPELFQVGEGHRARCWLYSEDRR
- a CDS encoding ABC transporter permease — protein: MLHFVGRRLLLALPVLLGILIATFLLARMIPGDPCRSALGERATQEACDRFERNKGLDKPIPVQLGIYVVDVAQGDFGDSIRFSRPVSQILIERLPMTIELSTAALLIALGVGIPLGIVSAMKHNTAVDVGTMMFANIGVSMPVFWLGLLLAYFFALVLGDTPLALPPSGRLSAGLISEPFYEVWGLGVNDGNFFHTVLEFISNHYIFNALITADWELFFDAIQHLILPAVALSTIPMAIIARMTRSSLLDVLGRDYVRTARAKGAPERRVVVRHAFRNAMLPVVTIIGLQLGALLSGAVLTETVFGLAGAGTMLFEAITARDFPIIQGFTVVIATGYVVLNLIVDVSYAYFDPRVRLE
- a CDS encoding ABC transporter substrate-binding protein, yielding MATLVLVFALVAAACGDDDSGGTTTTAASDFVGDAVVAPDCDYGGKIKSITATDQFTVVFEMCKPVPAFPQIAAFTPFGIQPKEHLQANAGPALLENPVGTGPFVLDQWQRGDSIIFSRFDDYWGVKPVYETLVFRWATEGAARLLELETGNVDQITNVSPDDFETVQNNPDLTFIPSANPNTFYLAMTNTFSPFNNLKVRTAIAMGIDRQRIVDNFYPEGSEVASHFTPCSIPNGCAGEAWYDFDMAAARALLAEGLAEEGLSVDTWTTAIYYRDVFRGYLPEPGSVAVEIQTQLMENLGITADVVVMESGEFIDESTNGRLDGFYLLGWGADYPHITNFLDFHFGEAYPGFGTGHPEIYENLIEASTIADEAETAPLYEAANNAIRELVPMVPIAHGASASAALASVDGAHFRPFGAPLFEAVDPGKDTFVWMQNAEPISLYCADETDGESLAACQQVVEALLGYAIDSGEVVPALATSCDANADSTVWTCVIRQGVKFHDGSDLDANDVVASWAAGIDASNPYHIGNTGVFEYYAYLFDQLMNLPAEG
- a CDS encoding FAD-dependent oxidoreductase → MRDTADVVIIGAGIIGLSIAHQISRRDPRKIVILEKAANVAEGSTGASSAILRQRYTHIEAITIARDGLRAHRSWGAYTGLEEPRARFHHSGVLWMLAEAREVAERDRDRMISLGIDAEVLDAEAVRSRFPALSTCNAPFDLSGETEHVCVDHDAFLYEGDSGFFDPVSAAQDLLEVVRQAGVEVRFQTAVTGIRTAGARIEGVDLADGSSIDAPVVVNAAGPWAARIAAMAGLEWKWTIRPIRAQVIYREWPRDLVPGPIPVLGDSSAGIYLRPEASGQQILVGSILHEDEQEVVEDPDHFNNNVDASFRDTKIHALHHRIPALPYRGQISGLAGMYTMNVEDVHPIVGPTAIEGFIVANGFSGHGFKESPSVGSMIARFLTGAPADEWDTEAPMEFLSIDRDPIALADTTVLA
- a CDS encoding ABC transporter permease, coding for MQKPRGLWSGVLKRLLRRKTGVIGMSIIGMMVLVALAAPLLAPYDPTKVLIGHEENIKRRDPPCVHLLGCDEAKPQHILGLDGNARDEFSRIIYGSRVSLSVGFSTVLVAFTVGASLGAIAGFWGGWIDNLIMRVMDVVLGFPALLLAIAIVAALGPGLRNTLLAIAIVSIPAYARVMRASVLSIKELDFVAASRALGASGGRILWTRVIPNALTPLVVIATLGIATAILDAAAFGFLGLGAQEPTAEWGSMLARERNQVFSAPHLVFFPGLAIMITVLGFNLLGDGLRDALDPSLAE
- a CDS encoding oligopeptide/dipeptide ABC transporter ATP-binding protein gives rise to the protein MSDVLVRVKDLVKDFPVKGGILRRTVANVRAVDGVDLEIHRGESVGLVGESGCGKTTLGRMLVRLLDPTSGTIEFDGVDIASLEGDELKKMRQRIQIIFQDPYSSLDPRAPVGASIAEGLKIHGVTDPDERHQRVIGMMRLVGLEPYHAQRFPHEFSGGQRQRIGIARALILRPDFVIADEPVSALDVSVQAQVLNLLTELQGELELTLLFIAHNLAVVEHISDRVAVMYLGDIVEITDRETLYRAPAHPYTEALLSAIPVPDPTLRRKRILLEGDVPSPLNPPAGCRFHPRCPIAVDGVCDVEVPRLLPVPGTAEHMASCHLRTGAYRHLDKAAT